From the Nerophis lumbriciformis linkage group LG05, RoL_Nlum_v2.1, whole genome shotgun sequence genome, the window CAGGAGGTTTCCTTGGTTTCGTGTTTTGCATTGGGAAAACAACACAATTATAATACGTCGAGCTAACTGTTCTAGCGCCCTCTGGTGTTCGATAAAAGCATAGCGCCACTCTCTTAAGGAAACATTTGAGCATCAGCCTTTCCTGTTGGTGAACAGTACAAATCACAACTGTGAAGCTTCCCGCTTTACTTACGTAGACAGCGTCCTCTGCTGGTCAATATTAAGAACTACAACTGTAAAGCTGGGGTGAAAAAAGTACGTATAAAGTAGAAATCACAACTGTGAAGCTTCCCGCTTTACTTGCGTAGACAGCGTCCTCTGCTGGTCAATATTAAGAACTACAACTGTAAAGCTGGGGTGAAAAAAGTACCTATAAAGTAGAAATCACAACTGTGAAGCTTCCCGCTTTACTTACGTAGACAGCGTCCTCTGCTGGTCAATATTAAGAACTACAACTGTAAAGCTTGGGAAAAAGTACCTATAAAGTAGAAATCACAACTGTGAAGCTTTACTTAGGTCGACAGCGTCCTCTGCTGTTCAACATTGAGAACTACAACTGTAAAGCTGGGGGGGAAAGTACctataattaatgtatttattataataataattatataataaaataaataatgtcatataataatattgttgttgttatattaATTATTATCTAAAAGGGCCTATTTTGCACTAATAAAGTTCACTTAaattgaatccatccatccatccatcttcttccgcttatccgaggtcgggtcgcgggggcagcagcttaagcagggaagcccagacttccctctccccagccacttcgtccagctcctcccgggggatcccgaggcattcccaggccagccgggagagatagtcttcccagcgtgtcctgggtcttccccgtggcctcctaccggtcggacgtgcccgaaacaccttcctagggaggcgttcgggtggcatcctgaccagatgcccgaaccacctcatctggctcctctcgatgtggaggagcagcggctttactttgagctcctcccgaatgacagagcttctcaccctatctctaagggagagccccgccactcggcggaggaaactcatttcggccacttgtacccgtgatcttgtcctttcggtcatgacccaaagctcatgaccataggtgaggatgggaacgtagatcgaccggtaaatcgagagctttgccttccggctcagctccttcttcacacaacggatcgatacagcgtccgcaatactgaagacgccgcaccgatccgcctgtcgatctcacgatccactcgtgaacaagactccgaggtacttgaactcctccacttggggcaagatctcctccccaacccggagatggcactccacccttttccgggagagaaccatggactcagacttggaggtgctgattcccatcccagtcgcttcacactcggctgcgaaccgatccagtgagagctgaagatcttggccggaggaagccatcaggaccacatcatctgcaaatagcagagacctaatcctgcagccaccaaaccagatcccctcaacgccctgactgcacctagaaattctgtccataaaggttatgaacagaatcagtgacaaagggcagccttggcggagtccaaccctcactggaaacgtgtccgacttactgccggcaatgcggaccaagctctgacactgattatacagggagcgaactgccacaataagacagtccgttaccccatactctctgagcactccccaaagGACTTCCCGggatacacggtcgaatgccttctccaagtccacaaagcacatgtagacttgttgggcaaactcccatgcaccctcaaggaccctgccgagagtatagagctggtccacagttccacgaccaggacgaaatccacactgttcctcctgaatccgaggttcgactatccggcgtagcctcctctccagtacacctgaatagaccttaccgggaaggctgaggagtgtgatcccacgatagttggaacacaccctccggttccccttcttaaaaagaggaaccaccaccccggtctgccaatccagaggtaccgcccccgatgtccacgcgatgttgcagagtcttgtcaaccaagatagccccacaacatccagagccttaaggaactccgggcggatctcatccacccccggggccttgccaccgaggagctttttaactacctcggcaacctcagccccagaaataggagagcccaccacagattccccaggccctgcttcctcataggaagacgtgctggtaggattgaggaggtcttcgaagtattccctccaccgatccacaacatccgcagtcgaggtcagcagagtaaATTGaatccaaaaaatatatttctgttTTTATCGTAACACTGACCCAGAAACACTTTTgagtataaatataaacatagatagatagtactttattgattccttcaggagagttccctcaggaaaattaaaatactGTGCACGTGATATTTATTGATTATGTGATCTGCCAGTGCAcccttttaaatacttttttaaagaatCATTAATCGATCAaattgtattttatgtatttatacttTCGTTcaggcaacaacaacaaaagaatacACATTTGTGTGAGAGACAAATGATCTATCGTCCACAATGACACATTCCTGGGAGCGTGTCGGGACAAAGTGCTGCACCTTTGAGCAGAAAGAACATTTATTTAACTAAAAAAAGAATGTTTTTCTCCTTCTGCACTTACGTAACACTCATAACAAGCACTATTTCCCTGTTCATTTGCGTTTGTGCTCATAGTTTTCCCCTTGTCTCTGTCCTGTCAGTATGGATTCAGCAGTAATGGCAGAGACATGTGGAATTTTTCAATGCCTCGCCCTGAGGGCACCATGCAGTCTCTGcctactctctctctctcactcacacacacatcttttttttctcctgtgtTGCAGCAGCGGGATGTGTGTTTGTGTCCATGGCGTGTCCTCCAGCTGCTGCGGCCTCCTCCTGCTCCTACACCGTGGTCATCATCCCACTAAAGAGCAGACTCTACGGCCTGGACGCGCTTCGATTCTACTTGTGGGTAAGAGACATGCCCACCACTACATTTGTGTCCTGTAAGCCCACTTGGCGGCACCAGCTTACTATCAAAAAGTGTTTAACATGCAGAGAGAATGTGTTGATTGAACTACATTACCATGTCGCTTATTTTACTGTACAGCATACAGTATGCAAAAGTCAAAGTGACAGGCCAAGCAAGTACAGGCTTGTAAGGAAGCCGTTAAGAAGTGACCAAAAGAACACAGGTGGGTGTGAGCGCACAACCCCAAACTGTGTCTTGTTTATTGATATGCTACTACTCACTGTGCACAATATTTGAATATAATATGGCAGCTGAAATGCTCAAATTTGTATATTGAATTAATTATTGCAACAGTTTAATTAATAGtttgaaaataattttaataatcgacatacaatacaaaacatttttttgtcaaattggACAATACAACATCCTGAAACTTGAATTGTTTTGAAAAAGAACAGTATTTATAGTGTTCAACAAAAATATGTTACCAAACGTTTTTGTAATAATgtccaaaatgtaataaaaatgtatcattgttataataatacaattattagaATAATGTACCTTACTGTAAACATAGAATTTGCATACTGCGAGACAAATAGAGTATATTAGACACTTTTAGATTGTTTATATGGTACGtgtgtataaaaaatgttttattcctatttattacataaaaaagaaaatccattatacatatatatatatatatatatatatatatatatatatatatatatatatatatatatatatatatatatatatatatattagggatgtccgataatgtctttttgccaatttccgatattgtccaactctttaattaccgatatcgaacgatacgatatatacagttgtggaattaacacattattatgcctaatttggacaaccaggtatggtgacgataaggtccttttttaaaatattaataaaataaaataagataaataaattaaaaacattttcttgaataaaaaagagagtaaaacaatataaaaacagttacatagaaactagtaattaatgaaaatgagtaaaattaactgttaaaggttagtactattagtggaccagcagcacgcacaatcatgtgtgcttacggactgtatcccttgcagactgtattgatatatattgatatataatgtaggaaccagaatattaataaccgaaagaaacaacccttttgtgtgaatgagtgtaaatgggggagggaggttttttgggttggtgcactaattgtaagtgtatcttgtgttttttatgttgatttaattttttaaaaaaaaagaaaaaagtatatatatatatatatatatatatatatatatatatatatatatatatatatatatatatatatatatatatatatatatatatatatgtctgtgtgtgtatgtatgtgtatatatatgggtgtgtgtgtatatacaggtaaaagccagtaaattagaatattttgaaaaacttgatttatttcagtaattgcattcaaaaggtgtaacttgtacattatatttattcattgcacacagactgatgcattcaaatgtttatttcatttaattttgatgatttgaagtggcaacaaatgaaaatccaaaattccgtgtgtcacaaaattagaatattacttaaggctaatacaaaaaagggatttttagaaatgttggccaactgaaaagtatgaaaattaaaaatatgagcatgtacaatattcaatacttggttggagctccttttgcctcaattactgcgttaatgcggcgtggcatggagtcgatgagtttctggcactgctcaggtgttatgagagcccaggttgctctgatagtggccttcaactcttctgcgtttttgggtctggcattctgcatcttccttttcacaataccccacagattttctatggggctaaggtcaggggagttggcgggccaatttagaacagaaataccatggtccgtaaaccaggcacgggttgattttgcgctgtgtgcaggcgccaagtcctgttggaacttgaaatctccatctccatagagcaggtcagcagcaggaagcatgaagtgctctaaaacttgctggtagacggctgcgttgaccctggatctcaggaaacagagtggaccgacaccagcagatgacatggcaccccaaaccatcacccaaccatgcaaattttgcatttcctttggaaatcgaggtcccagagtctggaggaagacaggagaggcacaggatccacgttgcctgaagtctagtgtaaagtttccaccatcagtgatggtttgggatgccatgtcatctgctggtgtcggtccactctgtttcctgagatccagggtcaacgcagccgtctaccagcaagttttagagcacttcatgctttctgctgctgacctgctctatggagatggagatttcaagttccaacaggacttggcgcctgcacacggcGCAAAAtcaacccgtgcctggtttacggaccatggtatttctgttctaaattggcccgccaactcccctgaccttagccccatagaaaatctgtggggtattgtgaaaaggaagatgcagaatgccagacccaaaaacgcagaagagttgaaggccactatcagagcaacctgggctctcataacacctgagcagtgccagaaactcatcgactccatgccacgccgcattaacgcagtaattgaggcaaaaggagctccaaccaagtattgagtattgtacatgctcatatttttcattttcatacttttcagttggccaacatttctaaaaatcccttttttgtattagccttaagtaatattctaattttgtgacacacggaattttggattttcatttgttgccacttcaaatcatcaaaattaaatgaaaaaacatttgaatgcatcagtctgtgtgcaatgaataaatataatgtacaagttacaccttttgaatgcaattactgaaataaatcaagtttttcaaaatattctaatttactggcttttacctgtatatatatatatatgtgtgtctgtatatatgtatgtgtatatatatgggtgtgtgtgtatatatgtatatacatgacatgtgtatatatatattttttttcttctttagtccatgcatgtacagtataccAAGCCTCCATACAGTTTGAAGTTATTTCTGAACAACTAGTTGAAGCGATGACAGTAAAAGCAggctattatttattattatagtaGAATGTAGCTCATCATTATAGTATCAGTCAGTGTTTCCATCTTGCCGCTGAGTGATGCTTGTTTTGGCTCGTCATGACGCATTGTCAGCTTCCTGCTAAAGGCTTAGAATACCAATTTAGTGGAAACTTCACTGTCACCATAGCTGCAAATAGAGTACGTGCATGAACTAAATTCAAATCAATGTACTCCCAAATATAGACATAGACTGGACTTTTGCGCTGCCTCATTTAGATTAAGCGTCTAAAGGATCTAGAAAAGGAGAAAGACGCTCTGTGTTGTGGCCTGGAGATTCTGGACAAGGCCCGATGTTGGTACCGACAGCGGCTAGATGAGAACAGGGCCTGGAAAGAGACTAAAAGTGGGGTCAACTCCTGCCGTGAAGGTGCAGAAAAGGTACCCCGCTCTCCTCAAAATGTTATAttaattgggaaaaaaaagagtttgactgtgttttgatTCCCCCCACAGGACAGATCTTGCCTGCTGAGGTCTCGCATCGAGCGAGTAAATGCCTCTCTGGGTTCTGTCATGACTGGGAGCTGTGAGTCTCGCACTAGCAGTCATTCTTTACTGGCAGAACGAGCAGACAGCGCCCTCAGGTGGCAACACGCCGTACTTACTCAGGTCAGGGCCAACTCCATTCATTTATTTCTTTTGCTACATAAGACATGCAGAACGTTAGAAACCGCTCTCAAAAATTCTGCATAAAATACCCAATAATGGCAAGATgcattttcatttttttgcgaacctataaaaagaaaaacacttaaATATAACAGCCATATTttgtcatgtatccatccatACCACACATTTTGCAGCCTTAACCCAACTTTGATTCAAATAATATTCTCCCACCCGttgaaaaaagtaatattttgcaaatatattaaaaataaaacagtttttttcaGCAACATTCTACACAAAATAGACTATAATgacaagtaaaatacaaatatatatttgtttacatatttataAAAAAGAAAACTTATAATAACAGCCATATAGTCTGTCATGTACTAATACCCAAAAATTTTGCTATGATGCAGCCTGATcacaaatttaattaaaaaaaataaaaatcacttaTAATGatgaatttaaaaaagtttttttttgcaaacctattaaaaaacaattcaatACAACAGTCATATATTGTTACAACTAGTTTCTGAAATAGCCATGCATTGCCACTGCCTTATACCAAatttaataaaattatttttttccaacaaaagtacaagtttaaaaaaaaatatatattattttttgaggaaaatttatagaaaaaaaacttgaatataaAAGCCACATAACAGCTTTACTTGTCTCTCAAGTAGTCATAGTTCACCTT encodes:
- the LOC133606181 gene encoding suppressor APC domain-containing protein 1-like isoform X1 → MACPPAAAASSCSYTVVIIPLKSRLYGLDALRFYLWIKRLKDLEKEKDALCCGLEILDKARCWYRQRLDENRAWKETKSGVNSCREGAEKDRSCLLRSRIERVNASLGSVMTGSCESRTSSHSLLAERADSALRWQHAVLTQAPWMSGAQFGDPKELRPVALGEAPFGIRLYDSRPDGRPPVSEKMLNQVSVGIFMPNDVVLVLGESPS
- the LOC133606181 gene encoding suppressor APC domain-containing protein 2-like isoform X2; this translates as MACPPAAAASSCSYTVVIIPLKSRLYGLDALRFYLWIKRLKDLEKEKDALCCGLEILDKARCWYRQRLDENRAWKETKSGVNSCREGAEKDRSCLLRSRIERVNASLGSVMTGSCESRTSSHSLLAERADSALRWQHAVLTQKVSHKNQQISMLEMEKDALLEQLHEVQAH